The Streptomyces sp. CC0208 genome window below encodes:
- a CDS encoding ABC transporter ATP-binding protein encodes MATDVHRPVSPQVTGASGTEEPRLARAVRVQNLTRSFDGRAVIDDLRLDVRPGEFVALLGRSGCGKSTLLRILAGLDRDIEGTVLVPRRKAVAFQAPRLMPWKKVWRNVLLGLPGKPDRAVADQALEEVGLSHRTDAWPKTLSGGEAQRASLARALVREPDLLLLDEPFGALDALTRIKAQRLVGELWQRRGCAVLLVTHDVEEAVLLADRVLVMDEGVIAHEQEIDLARPRDIADPRFAQIRGHLLERLGVDTAAEAA; translated from the coding sequence ATGGCGACCGACGTTCACCGGCCGGTGAGCCCCCAGGTGACCGGGGCATCCGGAACCGAGGAGCCGCGCCTTGCGCGGGCCGTGCGGGTCCAGAACCTGACCCGCTCCTTCGACGGCCGTGCCGTCATCGACGACCTGCGACTCGACGTCCGGCCGGGCGAGTTCGTGGCGCTGCTGGGCCGCAGCGGCTGCGGCAAGTCCACCCTGCTGCGCATTCTCGCCGGACTCGACCGGGACATCGAGGGCACCGTCCTGGTCCCGCGCCGCAAGGCGGTCGCCTTCCAGGCACCCCGGCTGATGCCGTGGAAGAAGGTGTGGCGCAACGTCCTGCTCGGCCTGCCCGGCAAGCCGGACCGCGCCGTCGCCGACCAGGCCCTGGAGGAGGTCGGCCTGAGCCACCGTACGGACGCCTGGCCCAAGACCCTCTCCGGCGGCGAGGCCCAACGCGCCTCGCTGGCCCGGGCGTTGGTGCGCGAGCCCGATCTCCTGCTGCTGGACGAGCCGTTCGGCGCCCTCGACGCGCTCACCCGGATCAAGGCCCAGCGCCTGGTGGGCGAGTTGTGGCAGCGCCGCGGCTGCGCGGTGCTGCTGGTGACGCACGACGTCGAGGAGGCCGTCCTGCTCGCCGACCGGGTCCTCGTGATGGACGAGGGGGTCATCGCGCACGAGCAGGAGATCGACCTCGCCCGGCCGCGCGACATCGCAGACCCCCGGTTCGCCCAGATCCGCGGGCACCTCCTGGAACGCCTGGGCGTGGACACCGCCGCCGAAGCCGCCTGA
- a CDS encoding ABC transporter permease, whose protein sequence is MSISHAPPGSPAPDIPETSPQGAVEPTAPAPAPDLEPIVPTSSRRTRVPRWLRRTTGPVLLLALWQLLSSTGVLTADVLASPGRIAQVAGDLVADGSLTSAMTTSLQRVTGGLLLGTLIGTGLALVSGLFRVGEDVVDAPVQMLRTVPFVGLIPLFIIWFGIGEAPKIAIITLGVTFPLYLNVYAGIRGVDAQLIEAGESLGLSRWGLVRHVILPGALPGALTGLRYSLGIAWLALVFAEQVNADSGIGFLMVQARDFLRTDVIVVCLIVYAFLGLLADFVVRSLERLLLQWRPTFTGR, encoded by the coding sequence ATGAGCATCAGCCATGCCCCGCCCGGCTCTCCCGCGCCCGACATTCCGGAAACGTCCCCGCAGGGTGCTGTCGAGCCCACCGCCCCCGCACCGGCCCCCGACCTCGAACCCATCGTCCCCACCTCCTCCCGACGCACCCGGGTCCCCCGGTGGCTGCGCCGCACCACCGGCCCGGTCCTGCTGCTGGCGTTGTGGCAACTCCTCAGCAGCACAGGGGTGTTGACTGCGGATGTCCTCGCCTCCCCCGGCCGTATCGCCCAGGTCGCGGGCGATCTGGTCGCCGACGGTTCGCTGACCTCGGCGATGACGACCTCGCTCCAGCGGGTCACGGGCGGGCTGCTCCTCGGCACCCTCATCGGCACCGGGCTCGCCCTCGTCTCGGGCCTGTTCCGGGTGGGCGAGGACGTCGTGGACGCACCGGTGCAGATGCTGCGGACCGTGCCGTTCGTCGGTCTGATCCCGCTGTTCATCATCTGGTTCGGCATCGGCGAGGCCCCGAAGATCGCCATCATCACACTCGGGGTGACCTTTCCGCTCTACCTCAACGTCTACGCGGGCATCCGGGGCGTGGACGCGCAGTTGATCGAGGCCGGCGAGTCCCTCGGTCTCTCGCGGTGGGGTCTGGTGCGGCATGTCATCCTGCCGGGCGCGCTGCCCGGCGCCCTGACCGGTCTGCGCTACTCGCTCGGCATCGCCTGGCTCGCGCTCGTCTTCGCCGAGCAGGTCAACGCGGACTCCGGCATCGGCTTCCTGATGGTGCAGGCACGGGACTTTTTGCGGACCGACGTCATCGTGGTCTGCCTGATCGTCTACGCCTTCCTCGGCCTGCTGGCCGACTTCGTCGTCCGCTCTCTCGAAAGGCTGCTGCTGCAATGGCGACCGACGTTCACCGGCCGGTGA
- a CDS encoding secondary thiamine-phosphate synthase enzyme YjbQ — protein MSDAFTTRVLNVASGSSERIVDLTGDCEAFLREAAEGRDGLLNIFVPHATAGVAIIETGAGSDDDLLAALHTLLPADDRWQHRHGSPGHGRDHVLPAIVPPHATLPVVNGQLQLGTWQSVCLVDTNKDNPNRKVRLSFLG, from the coding sequence ATGTCAGACGCTTTCACCACCCGAGTCCTGAACGTCGCCTCCGGTTCGTCGGAGCGGATCGTCGACCTCACCGGCGACTGCGAGGCCTTCCTGAGGGAGGCCGCCGAGGGCCGTGACGGCCTCCTCAACATCTTCGTCCCGCACGCGACCGCGGGCGTCGCGATCATCGAGACGGGCGCCGGCAGCGACGACGACCTCCTGGCCGCCCTCCACACCCTCCTGCCCGCCGACGACCGCTGGCAGCACCGGCACGGCAGCCCCGGTCACGGCCGCGACCACGTCCTCCCGGCGATCGTGCCCCCGCACGCCACGCTGCCGGTGGTGAACGGACAGCTACAGCTGGGGACTTGGCAGTCGGTGTGCCTGGTGGACACCAACAAGGACAATCCCAACCGTAAAGTTCGGCTGAGCTTCCTGGGCTGA
- a CDS encoding cyclase family protein, producing the protein MSPSSADSANPEPTGVGNGPAVSRREFDTLFEAVRTWGRWSPADRGAWNRVTADHVRRAAARVRTGTVVPLALPWNTRPGPDNRKPALHHMTDLGDVEAPEPSTHKDFIAADYHGKGITHLDALCHIAYRGQLYDGRTAHEVVDAAGARFGAVSTLGSLVTRGVLLDLPAALGIPWLEPGRAVHARDIVEVEKALDVTIGEGDAVLLRSGHVRRREELGAWDPDTASAGFHVDALPLLAERGIALLGGDGDSDVRPSPVDGVHSPVHALAVAAMGMPLLDNLDLEALSAATARAGRYDFMLVVAPLNVPGGTGSPVNPIAVL; encoded by the coding sequence ATGAGTCCGAGTTCCGCCGATTCCGCGAATCCCGAGCCGACCGGCGTCGGTAACGGGCCCGCCGTCTCCCGTCGGGAGTTCGACACACTCTTCGAGGCGGTTCGCACGTGGGGGCGCTGGTCCCCGGCCGACCGCGGTGCCTGGAACCGGGTCACCGCGGACCATGTACGGCGGGCCGCAGCGCGCGTGCGGACCGGGACGGTCGTCCCGCTGGCGCTGCCGTGGAACACCCGGCCCGGCCCCGACAACCGAAAGCCTGCCCTGCACCACATGACCGACCTCGGTGACGTGGAGGCGCCGGAGCCCTCCACCCACAAGGACTTCATCGCCGCCGACTACCACGGCAAGGGCATCACCCATCTCGACGCGCTGTGCCACATCGCCTATCGGGGGCAGCTCTACGACGGCCGTACGGCACACGAGGTCGTCGATGCCGCAGGCGCCCGCTTCGGCGCGGTGTCGACGCTCGGGTCCCTCGTCACGAGGGGAGTGCTCCTCGACCTGCCCGCCGCCCTCGGGATTCCCTGGCTGGAGCCGGGGCGAGCGGTGCACGCGAGAGACATCGTCGAGGTGGAGAAGGCACTCGATGTGACGATCGGCGAGGGCGACGCGGTGCTGCTGCGCTCCGGACACGTCCGGCGCCGCGAGGAACTCGGCGCCTGGGACCCCGACACGGCCAGCGCGGGCTTTCATGTGGACGCCCTGCCGCTGCTGGCCGAGCGTGGCATCGCGCTGCTGGGCGGAGACGGCGACAGTGACGTACGGCCCTCACCCGTGGACGGTGTGCACTCGCCGGTCCACGCCCTGGCTGTGGCCGCGATGGGGATGCCACTGCTGGACAACCTCGACCTGGAAGCGCTGTCCGCCGCGACCGCGAGGGCGGGGCGCTACGACTTCATGCTCGTCGTGGCGCCGCTGAACGTCCCGGGCGGGACGGGCTCGCCCGTCAACCCGATCGCGGTCCTGTGA
- a CDS encoding SpoIIE family protein phosphatase, whose product MVRVGEDPIPAGSVPGGTGPASFRERFLQGEPVEAGVRTSILNSWRRCRILGLSPDQSDLPFREDLEPDGRIIRAAVPVLDRLQAMFAGSAMNISVADATGTVLLRRFGEASLARVLPDIQTVPGFVFAEKVAGTNGIGLALAERQPIRVYGAEHFAERSQGSACRALPVRDPLSGHIEGVLCFGYPRSAEDPALDTVIRKAAETIERRLLGQSSSRERALLQAYLDSGAEAAAGLRHRMAVRELAVEMSPRDRAILMEKAAELIACAQRACVDVPLSDGRRVTLVSRPMTSASGVQGFAVEAVVPGPSPHEPLALPRQVHEPLGPSAELAVATSLSFSGTVLDVAPGQLHVSLPAEYVPGMEHGPVALGVERVTAGDGTTDEHSDSPPPARGFMMVGEPHVGTYALAARRRLELLSEAGVRIGTTLDVRSTARELAESAVPQLADFVTIDLPEAVLRGEESADPRVDLRRTVVHGIHDDCPFHPVGKQVAYGPTMPQSRCLTSGQAVLEPDLKAAAGWFAQDPEHSAQLLSHVHSLIAAPLVARGAVLGVVGFYRAQDSPAFGDDDRSLAQELAARAALSIDNARRYTRERAMVLALQRSLLPHGVPDQDAVEVAHRYLPAESDVGGDWYDVIPLSGSRIGLFVGDVVGHGMLSAATMGRLRTAARSFAELDFPPDEVLTHLDKLVGRLDREDPGAVDAGIIGATCLYAIYDPTTQRCTMARAAHPPPALVRPDGTVWFPDLPAGPPLGLGGLPFEAAELDLPENSQLVLYTDGLIEDRHRDVDVVLDQLRATLAQANGTPDATCEAILDTVAPAHPCDDIAVLVARTHALDPQRIATWDLPADPALVSEVRASATRQLTDWGLDEAAFAAELVLSELVTNAIRHGAGPIRVRLLHDRTLICEVSDTSNTAPHLRRAASTDEGGRGLFLVAQLAQSWGARYTQQGKVIWAECGLEGA is encoded by the coding sequence GTGGTTCGGGTCGGCGAAGATCCCATACCGGCGGGGAGTGTGCCAGGCGGCACAGGGCCCGCCAGTTTCCGTGAGCGGTTCCTGCAGGGTGAGCCGGTCGAGGCAGGCGTGCGCACGTCGATCCTGAATTCCTGGCGGCGTTGCCGGATCCTGGGGCTGTCGCCGGACCAGTCCGACCTTCCCTTCCGGGAGGACCTCGAACCGGACGGACGGATCATCCGCGCGGCCGTTCCGGTGCTCGACCGGCTGCAGGCAATGTTCGCCGGCAGCGCGATGAACATCTCCGTCGCCGATGCGACCGGGACGGTTCTCCTGCGCCGTTTCGGAGAAGCGTCACTGGCCAGAGTTCTCCCGGACATCCAGACTGTCCCCGGGTTCGTGTTCGCCGAGAAGGTCGCAGGTACCAACGGCATCGGTCTCGCCCTGGCCGAGCGCCAACCCATCCGGGTCTACGGTGCCGAGCACTTCGCCGAGCGCTCCCAGGGCAGTGCCTGCCGTGCGCTTCCCGTCCGCGACCCGCTCAGCGGCCACATCGAGGGCGTCCTGTGCTTCGGCTATCCCCGCAGCGCCGAGGACCCGGCGCTGGACACCGTGATACGCAAGGCGGCCGAGACCATCGAGCGGCGGCTGCTCGGGCAGAGTTCCTCGCGTGAGCGCGCTTTGCTGCAGGCGTACCTGGACAGCGGAGCCGAGGCCGCTGCAGGTCTTCGACACCGCATGGCGGTGCGGGAACTGGCCGTGGAGATGAGCCCCCGCGACCGGGCGATCCTCATGGAGAAGGCCGCCGAGCTGATCGCGTGCGCGCAGCGGGCCTGCGTCGACGTGCCCCTGTCCGACGGCCGTCGGGTCACGCTCGTGAGCCGGCCGATGACGAGTGCCTCCGGAGTGCAGGGCTTCGCTGTCGAGGCCGTCGTCCCCGGTCCCTCACCGCACGAGCCCCTCGCCCTCCCGCGTCAGGTCCACGAGCCGCTGGGCCCGTCCGCCGAGCTTGCCGTCGCCACGTCCCTCTCCTTCTCCGGGACGGTTCTCGACGTGGCGCCCGGGCAGCTCCACGTCAGCCTGCCGGCGGAGTACGTTCCCGGCATGGAGCACGGCCCCGTCGCCCTGGGCGTCGAGCGCGTCACGGCCGGCGACGGCACGACGGACGAGCACTCCGACTCCCCGCCCCCGGCGAGAGGGTTCATGATGGTGGGGGAGCCGCACGTGGGGACCTACGCCCTGGCCGCGCGCCGCCGCCTGGAATTGCTGTCCGAGGCCGGCGTCCGCATAGGCACCACTCTGGATGTGCGCAGTACCGCCAGGGAGCTCGCCGAGTCGGCGGTGCCGCAACTGGCCGACTTCGTGACCATCGACCTGCCGGAAGCCGTGCTCCGCGGCGAGGAGTCCGCCGATCCCCGCGTCGACCTACGCCGTACGGTGGTCCACGGCATCCATGACGACTGTCCCTTCCACCCGGTCGGCAAGCAGGTCGCCTACGGTCCGACGATGCCGCAGTCGCGGTGCCTGACGAGCGGCCAGGCAGTGCTTGAACCGGACCTGAAGGCTGCCGCGGGCTGGTTCGCGCAGGACCCCGAGCACTCCGCACAGCTGCTGAGCCACGTCCACTCCCTCATCGCGGCGCCCCTGGTCGCCCGCGGCGCAGTCCTGGGCGTGGTCGGCTTCTACCGCGCGCAGGACTCGCCGGCGTTCGGGGACGACGACCGGTCGCTGGCCCAGGAACTGGCCGCCCGTGCCGCACTGTCCATCGACAACGCCCGGCGCTACACGCGCGAACGTGCCATGGTCCTGGCCCTGCAGCGCAGCCTGCTCCCGCACGGCGTGCCGGACCAGGACGCCGTCGAGGTCGCCCATCGCTACCTGCCCGCCGAATCCGACGTGGGAGGTGACTGGTACGACGTCATCCCCCTGTCCGGCAGCCGCATCGGACTCTTCGTCGGCGACGTCGTCGGCCACGGCATGCTCTCCGCCGCCACCATGGGACGGCTGCGCACGGCCGCCCGCAGTTTCGCCGAACTCGACTTCCCTCCGGACGAGGTCCTCACCCACCTCGACAAACTCGTGGGACGCCTGGACCGGGAGGACCCCGGCGCCGTGGACGCGGGCATCATCGGCGCGACCTGTCTCTACGCCATCTACGACCCGACCACACAGCGGTGCACCATGGCCCGGGCCGCCCATCCCCCGCCCGCTCTGGTCCGCCCCGACGGCACCGTGTGGTTCCCCGACCTGCCCGCCGGACCGCCGCTCGGCCTCGGCGGTCTGCCATTCGAAGCCGCCGAGCTCGACCTCCCCGAGAACAGCCAGCTGGTCCTCTACACCGACGGGCTCATCGAGGACCGCCACCGCGACGTCGACGTGGTCCTCGATCAGCTGCGCGCCACGCTGGCCCAAGCGAACGGCACACCCGACGCGACCTGCGAGGCGATACTCGACACGGTGGCTCCCGCCCACCCCTGCGACGACATCGCCGTGCTCGTCGCCCGCACCCACGCCCTCGACCCCCAGCGGATCGCCACCTGGGACCTGCCCGCCGACCCGGCCCTGGTCAGCGAGGTGCGCGCCTCCGCCACCCGGCAACTGACCGACTGGGGACTCGACGAGGCCGCGTTCGCCGCTGAACTGGTGCTCAGCGAGCTGGTCACGAACGCCATCCGCCATGGCGCAGGGCCCATCCGGGTACGGCTGCTCCACGACCGCACCCTGATCTGCGAGGTCTCCGACACCAGCAACACCGCCCCGCACCTGCGTCGAGCGGCCAGCACCGACGAGGGCGGCCGCGGCCTGTTCCTCGTCGCGCAGCTGGCGCAGAGCTGGGGCGCGCGCTACACCCAGCAGGGCAAGGTCATCTGGGCCGAATGCGGGCTTGAGGGGGCCTGA
- a CDS encoding sugar ABC transporter ATP-binding protein — protein sequence MHEAHDTSAHAVPPFGAEPLVRVRGLAKRFGGTLALAGVDLDVHAGSVLALLGPNGAGKSTLIKVLAGVHHADSGQVTVAGHPLGSRAAARHMSFIHQDLGLVEWMTVAENIALSAGYPRRAGLISWRLTREHCTEALRAVAGHLDPDTPISRLAPAERSLVAVARALAARASLIVLDEPTARLPAADCTRLFRVLHTLRDRGHGILYVSHRLDEVYEVADTFAVLRDGRLVSHGSPASHPPARLVRAITGEGPIDHRPATAPATAPAGGPAVLTLDGVRTPDAGPVSLELRRGEVLGLVGLTGAGHLGLARALAGARPLLGGRALLGGRPYRPRTVADAVGRGVALVPGDRQREGCLAELTVRENLLANPRAGGRSALSWISPRRERAEAGTLIERLSVRPDDSEAAIATLSGGNQQKVMIGRWLRPALRLLILEEPTASVDIGAKAAIHRLIDEALAAGLAVLLISSDFEEVAGVCRRALVFVRGSVTTELTGPALTVTELTRAASALPSSGTAANP from the coding sequence GTGCACGAGGCCCACGACACCTCTGCGCATGCGGTGCCGCCCTTCGGGGCGGAACCTCTGGTCCGTGTCCGCGGACTTGCCAAGCGCTTCGGGGGAACCCTCGCGCTGGCCGGGGTCGATCTCGATGTCCACGCCGGCAGCGTCCTCGCTCTCCTCGGTCCCAACGGTGCCGGGAAGTCCACGCTCATCAAGGTGCTCGCCGGCGTTCACCACGCCGACTCGGGGCAGGTCACCGTGGCCGGGCACCCGCTCGGGAGCCGCGCCGCTGCCCGGCACATGTCCTTCATCCATCAGGATCTCGGGCTGGTGGAGTGGATGACGGTAGCCGAGAACATCGCTCTGAGCGCCGGGTATCCGCGCCGCGCCGGACTGATCTCCTGGCGGCTCACCCGAGAACACTGCACCGAGGCCCTGCGGGCCGTCGCCGGACATCTCGACCCCGACACGCCGATCTCCCGCCTCGCCCCGGCCGAGCGTTCCCTTGTCGCCGTCGCACGAGCCCTGGCGGCACGGGCGAGCCTCATCGTCCTCGACGAGCCGACCGCCCGCCTGCCCGCCGCGGACTGCACCCGGCTGTTCCGGGTGCTGCACACCCTGCGCGACCGGGGGCACGGCATCCTCTACGTCAGCCATCGCCTGGACGAGGTGTACGAGGTCGCCGACACCTTCGCCGTGCTGCGCGACGGACGCCTGGTCAGCCACGGCTCGCCGGCGAGCCACCCTCCTGCCCGCCTGGTGCGCGCCATCACCGGCGAGGGGCCGATCGATCACCGCCCCGCCACCGCCCCGGCCACCGCCCCGGCCGGCGGCCCGGCCGTTCTGACCCTGGACGGGGTGCGCACCCCCGACGCGGGACCGGTCAGTCTGGAGCTCCGGCGGGGGGAAGTCCTCGGCCTGGTCGGCCTCACGGGCGCCGGACACCTGGGCCTCGCCCGAGCCCTTGCGGGCGCCCGGCCCCTCCTCGGCGGCCGGGCCCTTCTCGGCGGTCGCCCGTACCGTCCCCGTACGGTTGCGGACGCCGTCGGACGGGGTGTCGCCCTCGTACCCGGTGACAGACAGCGGGAGGGCTGCCTCGCCGAGCTGACCGTACGGGAGAACCTTCTGGCCAACCCCCGGGCGGGAGGCAGGTCGGCGCTGAGCTGGATCAGCCCCCGCCGCGAACGCGCCGAGGCCGGCACCCTGATCGAACGGCTCTCGGTGCGTCCCGACGACAGCGAGGCCGCCATCGCCACGCTGTCCGGGGGGAACCAGCAGAAGGTCATGATCGGCCGGTGGCTGCGGCCGGCCCTGCGCCTGCTGATCCTCGAGGAACCGACGGCGAGCGTGGACATCGGTGCCAAAGCCGCGATCCACCGCCTCATCGACGAGGCGCTCGCCGCCGGCCTCGCGGTCCTCCTCATCTCCAGCGACTTCGAGGAGGTCGCGGGCGTGTGTCGGCGCGCCCTGGTCTTCGTCCGCGGATCCGTGACGACCGAGCTGACCGGCCCGGCCCTCACGGTCACCGAGCTCACGCGGGCGGCTTCGGCCCTGCCCTCCTCCGGAACCGCGGCGAATCCGTGA
- a CDS encoding ABC transporter permease, with product MTGSPSPAAPPPRPRRPGPPRRLARLHGRSGQFIGAYGLLTLTALLFLIFSLTLPRTFPTRDTVDSILFNQSIPAVLALAAMVPIVTGAFDLSIGYGLGLAHVMVMQLVVGDGWPWPLACLTVIAGGGVVGVLNGVVVEFGRIDSFIATLGTGSMMYAVTGWVTGGSRIVPGPQGLPAAFTDIYNSTFLGLPVPAFYVLALAVALWVVLERLPLGRYLHVIGSNPRAADLVGIPTRRYTVYAFAASGLIVGFDGVLLAAQQQIGNPSVGLDYLLPAFVGALLGSTAVKPGRPNALGTLVAVAVLAVGLTGIAQMGGDFWTVPLFYGGTLLLAVGLAGWSARRRLRTGAVVTRDSPAGTQDDGTPGSPP from the coding sequence GTGACCGGCTCCCCCTCTCCGGCTGCGCCCCCGCCACGGCCGCGTCGCCCGGGACCACCGAGGCGACTCGCCCGACTGCACGGCCGGAGCGGGCAATTCATCGGCGCCTACGGCCTCCTGACCCTCACCGCCCTGCTCTTCCTGATCTTCTCCCTCACCCTGCCGCGTACCTTTCCCACCCGGGACACCGTCGACTCGATCCTGTTCAACCAGTCGATCCCGGCCGTCCTCGCACTCGCCGCGATGGTCCCCATCGTGACCGGCGCGTTCGACCTCTCCATCGGCTACGGTCTCGGCCTGGCGCACGTCATGGTGATGCAGCTCGTCGTGGGCGACGGGTGGCCCTGGCCGCTCGCCTGCCTCACGGTGATCGCCGGAGGGGGTGTGGTGGGTGTCCTCAACGGTGTCGTCGTCGAATTCGGGCGGATCGATTCGTTCATCGCCACGCTCGGTACCGGCAGCATGATGTACGCGGTGACCGGATGGGTCACCGGCGGCAGCCGGATCGTCCCTGGCCCGCAAGGCCTGCCGGCCGCCTTCACCGACATCTACAACTCGACGTTCCTCGGCCTGCCGGTTCCCGCCTTTTACGTGCTCGCCCTCGCGGTCGCTCTCTGGGTGGTCCTGGAGCGGCTGCCGCTCGGCAGGTACCTGCACGTCATCGGGTCGAACCCGCGCGCCGCCGACCTGGTCGGCATCCCGACCCGCAGGTACACCGTCTACGCCTTCGCCGCGTCGGGACTGATCGTCGGCTTCGACGGAGTGCTGCTCGCGGCCCAGCAGCAGATCGGCAATCCCAGCGTCGGCCTCGACTACCTGCTGCCCGCGTTCGTCGGGGCCCTCCTCGGCTCCACCGCCGTCAAACCAGGGCGCCCCAACGCCCTGGGCACCCTCGTCGCCGTTGCCGTCCTCGCCGTCGGCCTCACCGGCATCGCCCAGATGGGCGGCGACTTCTGGACGGTCCCGTTGTTCTACGGCGGCACCCTGCTCCTCGCCGTCGGACTGGCCGGCTGGTCCGCTCGTCGCCGACTGCGTACCGGTGCGGTCGTCACCCGCGATTCGCCCGCCGGGACACAGGACGACGGCACGCCGGGCAGCCCTCCATGA
- a CDS encoding substrate-binding domain-containing protein — protein MHRNRNTPTVRNARSAATAVVVALFVLAGCERGSSSGPAHSTSGPSGCPAAQTRAQAAVSRAERTDIPWNGPTSGPTAVAGKTIVYVAQTMTNPGVAGAADSVRKAARVIGWHVRVIDGGGTPAGIQAAMSEAVDVRPSGIVIGGFDPGSTSQQVARANTAGIPLIGWHAVASPGPSRRPRLFTNVTTKVEDVARASAQWVISSSDGTAGAVVFTDASVPFAKYKSDLIRKELATCAGVELLAYENIPIPDAGSRTPREISSLLSRFQERWTHSVAINDLYFADAAPAFRAAGKKGAGPPFNIGAGDGDPSAFQRINSEQYQAATVPEPLSLQGWQIVDEFNRAFSGRPASGYVAPVHISTADNSHGATTWDPAGYREAYRKIWGT, from the coding sequence GTGCACCGCAACCGCAACACTCCCACCGTCCGCAACGCGCGGTCCGCTGCCACCGCCGTGGTGGTCGCGCTCTTCGTGCTGGCCGGCTGTGAACGTGGCTCGTCGAGCGGCCCGGCGCACTCCACCTCGGGTCCGAGCGGCTGCCCCGCGGCCCAGACCAGGGCCCAGGCCGCCGTCAGCCGGGCGGAGCGGACCGACATCCCCTGGAACGGACCGACCAGCGGTCCCACCGCGGTGGCCGGCAAGACCATCGTCTACGTCGCCCAGACCATGACCAATCCCGGAGTCGCGGGCGCCGCGGACAGCGTGCGGAAAGCCGCACGCGTCATCGGCTGGCACGTCCGGGTGATCGACGGTGGCGGCACCCCCGCCGGCATCCAGGCGGCGATGAGCGAGGCCGTGGACGTCAGACCCTCGGGCATCGTCATCGGGGGCTTCGACCCGGGCTCGACCTCGCAGCAGGTGGCGCGCGCGAACACGGCAGGCATCCCGCTCATCGGCTGGCACGCGGTCGCTTCCCCCGGTCCCAGCCGGCGACCCAGGCTCTTCACCAACGTCACCACCAAAGTCGAGGACGTGGCCAGAGCCAGTGCGCAGTGGGTCATCTCGAGCTCCGACGGCACAGCCGGGGCCGTGGTCTTCACCGATGCCTCGGTCCCCTTCGCCAAGTACAAGTCCGACCTGATCAGGAAGGAGCTGGCCACCTGCGCGGGGGTAGAGCTGCTGGCGTACGAGAACATCCCGATCCCGGATGCCGGCAGCCGCACTCCCCGGGAGATCTCCTCCCTGCTTTCCCGCTTCCAGGAGAGATGGACCCACTCCGTCGCCATCAACGACCTGTACTTCGCCGATGCCGCCCCGGCGTTCCGCGCGGCCGGCAAGAAAGGGGCCGGCCCGCCCTTCAACATCGGCGCCGGCGACGGCGACCCCTCCGCCTTCCAGCGCATCAACAGCGAGCAGTACCAGGCGGCCACCGTGCCGGAGCCGCTGTCCCTGCAAGGCTGGCAGATCGTCGACGAGTTCAATCGCGCCTTCTCGGGCCGGCCGGCCAGCGGGTATGTGGCCCCCGTCCACATCAGCACGGCCGACAACAGCCACGGCGCCACGACCTGGGATCCGGCGGGATACCGGGAGGCGTACCGGAAGATCTGGGGCACGTGA